One genomic segment of Salinibacter grassmerensis includes these proteins:
- a CDS encoding response regulator, which yields MTASENPRILAVEDNSETQLLLEHLLKGSYETEVVPGVEAALSAVEETAFEVLLLDINLSEDQTGTDLLHLIRERDGMGQVPAIALTAYAMPGDREDFLEKGFNEYVSKPFTRDDLTEAIESTLNPA from the coding sequence ATGACCGCATCGGAGAACCCCCGCATTCTGGCCGTAGAAGACAACTCAGAGACTCAACTCCTGTTGGAGCATCTGCTCAAGGGATCATACGAAACCGAAGTGGTGCCCGGTGTCGAGGCGGCCCTGTCCGCCGTGGAAGAGACCGCTTTTGAGGTCCTGCTGCTCGACATCAACCTCAGTGAGGATCAGACAGGAACAGATTTGCTTCACCTCATCCGGGAACGGGACGGCATGGGCCAGGTCCCGGCAATCGCGCTCACGGCCTACGCCATGCCGGGAGACCGAGAGGACTTCCTCGAAAAAGGCTTCAACGAGTACGTCAGCAAGCCGTTTACCCGAGACGACCTCACGGAAGCGATCGAGAGCACCCTGAATCCAGCATAG